TCACGAACCAGGCGGCGATCAGCTTCGGCAGGCTGATCTCGGCGAACAGCGTTCCGGCAAGCGACAGCAGCGAGCGGCGCTTGGTGGCGAGCGCATCGTCCTCGACGTCGCCGAAACGCGGGTCGACGATCGGCGTCAGGGCCGGCGGGCGGAGTTCGTCCGATGACATTGGGCCGGATCCCATGGCGCGCGGCGGGAGCAGAACGAAGCCGTCATGGATCGATTTGAGCCGATCGAGGCGGGCCAGCGCAAGCGCCAGGGTGCCGCGGCGCGGCGATCGGCCGCTTGCCAGCACGGACGTCAGATGGGCGAGGGCTGCGCGAAGGCTGGCTTGCGGCATGGACGACCCGCGGCTCCGGCGCGGGCAGGGACGCTTCCGCCGCGCCGGGCGAGTATCCAGGCGGTCCATTGCGCCGACATGATGCCGGGGCGGACGGATACCCCGGCGGCGTGGCCGGCGGTCGCAGTCAGGCGGGCCGAGCGTCCGGCAGCCACTCCTCGAGCGTCACCTCGAAGGTCATGCAGATCGGATTGGCCCCGGCGACGAAGGGGCCGCCATGCAGCGCGCCGTCGGTGCCGGCGACGACGCCCGACAGGGCGGCGCCGAGTGAACCGTCGGGCTTTTCGCGAACCTCGCCGGCGAGGCTGACGATCTCCACTGCCGGCCCGGCGACCTCGATCAGGCCGCCGTCGCGCGTCGCCAGGCAGGCATCGACCAGGCTGCCGAGCGCGCCGCGAACGAAGGCGTTGCGGAAGCCCTGGGCAAGGCACAGCTTCTCGACGCCCTGGACCAGGTCCTCGTTGGGGGCGATGCGGGCATAGGCAACGCGGCCCATGCGTCCGGTCTCGACGATGGCGGGGGCCTCGCTCATATCCTCAGGGCTCCATGGTGTGCATGGGACGGATCGACCGCCTGCGGCTTAAGCAGCGGGATGTTGGTTTCGGGGTCGAAGGCCTGGCGCAGCTCGAAATCATCAAGCGAGGTGACGAGAACGGGGATCGGCACAGGGCCGACGATCGAGCGGTCGGTGAGGATGTGCCCTCCCATCATGGCGCCGCCGGCGGTACGGATGGCGGCGTGACAATGGACCAGGGGTGCGCCGTCCAGCGCCTTGCCGATGGTGGCATTGCCGAACACCAGGAAGGCGCGGCCGGCCGGGATCGGATGCGTATAGGCGATGACCGCGCGCCCGCTCGGGTCGGGCGGTGCGACGCAATAGTCCAGCCTGTCGAAGAAGCCGCCGAGAATGGTCGTCGAGGCCGAGGTGATGCCGATCGCCGCGAGTGGCGCGACCAGCGCGTCGAACAGGCTGCGGCCCGGCTGAAGCTGCAGCCGGACGTGCCGGGCGGCGGCGGAGGCGAGGCTCTGGATCCGGACCGGATTGAACCGGCCGGGATGGATCAGCGTGCGGGGGCGAGGGAACGGCGTCACGGCATTCATGCCACGGCCGCTTCCAGCATCCGGCCGGCGGAGCGATCGGCTCCCGGCCTGCCGGCGCCCGAGCCGGGGCCGGCATAGGTCAGCGCCGCGATGCCCGGCAGGCGCTCGACCAGCGCAAGGAAGGTCTCGACCGAGAGCGCGCCGCGCGGCGCGAAGGCAATGGCGATCCGCGCCGGCTCGCCATCGGCCGCCGTCATGGTCACCCCGTCCAGCCGGTAGTTGAGCTTGCGCAGGATGTCGAGCGCCCGCGGCAGGTCGTCGAGCGGATTGTCCGAGCGGAATTCGGTCCGATGCATGAGAGCCCCCAGGAATGGCGAGGAAGCCTAGCGCGGCGGCGGCAGCAAGACTTGCCGAAGATGTCGCTGATGGCTGGCATGTCGAGCCGATCGTTTTGCCAAAAGCCATCTTGCCGGTAAGATCATTTGGTATATTGCACTGCAGCGAGAATGCCCCATGTCCCGTTCCCTGGACGCGATCGACCGCAAGATCCTGACCGAGCAGACCGCCAACGGCCGCCTGTCGATGAGCGAGCTCGCCGGCCGGGTCGGCCTGTCGACCAGCCCGTGCTGGCAGCGCGTGAAGCGCCTCGAGCTCGACGGCACGATCCAGAGCTATGCGGCGATCCTCGATCAGTCCCGTCTCGGCCTCACCGAGACCGTCATCATCGAAGTGACGCTGGAGCGCCACGACGACGAGGTGCTGGAACGGTTCGGCGCCGCCATGGCGGCGCTGCCGGAGGTGCTGGAGGCCTATCTGACGACCGGCGAATACGACTACTTCCTCAAGGTCGCGGTCAGCGGCACGGCCGGGTACGAGGAGTTCCTCCGCAAGAAGCTCTACAAGATCCCCGGCGTGCGCCACTCGCGCTCGTGTTTCGCGCTGAAGTGCCTGAAGCGCAGCCTGTCCGTCGTGCCCGAGCACTGACGCCGCAATTCCGCGCGATCCGGATTGCCGCCGCGCGATCCGGATAGCGCCGATCGCCCGGTCCGTGCTCGCGTGGCAGCATCGGCCGGTCGCCTGAAAGACCGTGCCACCAGGGAGGATGACAATGGCTGCGCTCGACAAGGGCATTACCGAGAAAGGCACCGGCTACGCCGGCAAGACCTGGAACATTCTGGGCCAGGTCTATTTCCCGAAGGCCGTCTGCGAGAGCACCTTCGCCTTCGAGACCAACAGCGAGCCCGGCCAGTTCGTGCCGGTCCATGTCCATCCGACCCAGGAGGAGTTCATCCTGGTGCAGGAGGGCGAGCTCGACCTGAAGCTGGACGGCAAATGGCTGAAGGCGAAAGCCGGCGACCTCGTGCGCATGCCGCGCGGTGTCCCCCACGGCTATTTCAACAAGTCTGACAAGCCGGCGCGCGCGCTGTTCTGGGTCTCCCCCGCGCGCATGCTGGAGGAGCTGTTCAACAACCTCCACAACGTCGCCGACCCGCAGGAGGTGGTGAAGATCTCGGCGCGCCACGAGGTCGAGTTCCTGCCGCCCGAGGCCAATGCGTGAAGCGGCCTGCGCGCGCGGGCGATAAGCCCGCGCGGCGGCGTCCCTCCGCAGCATCGACCCGCCCGTTCAAGGGCATGTGGCCTGTTCAACCAGGAAGACGATCATGGTTGCCCAGAAGAATGTCTGCATCATCGGCGCCGGCATTTCCGGCCTCGCCGCCGGCAAGGTGTTCAAGCAGCACGGCCACAGGATCACGATCCTCGAGCGGGCCGGCGGCATCGGCGGCGTCTGGGATCCCGCCCGTTCCTATCCGGACGTGCAGACGCAAAGTCCGAAGGAACTCTATCGCTATACCAGCAAGGCCATGCCGGCCGATTTTCCGGAATGGCCGAAGGGGCCGCAGGTCCACCGCTATCTCACCGACTTTGCCGAGGACAACGGCTTGACCGAGCATATCAGGCTCGGCGTCCGCGTGACCGGCATGGCCCGGCGCGGCGAGGGCAGGCCCGGCTGGGTGCTGGATCTGGAGACGCCCGGGGGGACGGCGCGCGAGGACTATGACTTCGTCGCCGTCTGCACCGGCCAGTTCAGCGACAAGAACGTGGTGGTTCATCCGGGCGACGAGGCCTTCAAGGCGGCCGGCGGCGTCATCGTTCATTCCTCGGACTACAACGATCCAGCCGCCCTCAAGGGCAAGCGCGTGATCGTGCTCGGCGGCTCGAAATCGGCGACCGACATTGCCGTCAACGCGGTCAGGGCCGGCGCATCGGCCGTCACCAACGTGATGCGCGAACCGGTCTGGCGCATTCCCTATTTCCTCGGTGGCCTGATCAACTTCAAGCGCGTCATCTACTGCCGCGCCCAGGAGGAGATGTTCCGCGGCTGGGGCGCAGGCACGCGCTCGCGCCTTCTCCACGGAGTGAGCAGGCCTTTCACCTGGGCCAATTGGCGGGCGCTGGAAAGCCTTCTGAAGGTGCAGTTCAAGCTGAAGAAGGTCGGCATGGTGCCGAAGGTGCCGATCGAGGAGACGATCAACTGCTCGGTTCCGATCGCGACCCCGGGCTATTTTCCGATGCTTGCCGACGGGCGGCTCAAGGCGGAGCTCGGCACGATCGAGCGCTATGACGGCCGCACCGTCGTGCTCAGCAGCGGCAAGCGGCTTGAGGCCGATGTCGTCATCCTCGCAACGGGATGGAAGCTCGGCGTGCCGTTCCTTCCCGAGGACTACCGCAAGCGGCTGGTCGATCCCGACGGGCAGTACCGGCTCTATCGCATCATTGCCAATCCCGACGTGCCGGATATGGGCTTCGTCGGCTTCAACTCGTCCTTCGCGACGGTTCTCTGCGCGGAAATGGCGGCCAACTGGCTGGTGCGCTACGCCGACGGCCAGCTCGCCCGCCAGCCGACAGCCGCGCAGATGCGCGAGAATATCGAGATGATGCTGCATTTCCGGCGGGTCGAGCGGCCGGCGGCCGGCGTCTATGGCGGGCTCTGCGTCGCGCCCTACCATTTCCGGCATCTCGACGAACTGCTCGACGACATCGGTGCCACGGAGCGCCGCCGCAGCCCGCTGGTCGAAAAGTTCACGCCGCCCGATGCCGACGCCTTCGCACGCTATCTCGCCTCGGCGCCGCAATATCGGGTGGCGGAGTGAAGTTGCCCCGGTTTTGTGGACACCCGAACAATAGCGTGAGGAGTTCACGATGCCACGAGGACGCGCGCCCTATTCGCTATTCGCCATTTGCCACCCCCATCACCGTCTGCGCTTCGTCTGCGACGGCGTCTCGCCGTAGCGGGCGGCATAGGCCGCGGCGGCGCGGCCGGCATGGCCGAGGCCTGAGCGGAAGATCATTTCGGTCACGCTGCTGTCGTCGCTGCCGTCGGCAAGCGCCGCGCGCAGGCGTTCGAGCCTGATCTGCTGCAGCCGTTCGGTCAGGGTGTGGCCGCGATGCTGGCGAAACGCCTCCTGCAGCGCGCGCAGGCTGGTGCCGGCGGCCCGGGCGACATCGGCCATGGCGATGGCCTCGCCGGCATGGCCGACGAGATAGTCCTCGGCCCGTCTCACGGCCGCCGGGCCGGGAAGAGGCGCCGGCCGCCCGATCGACGCGCTCCTGTCATGGACGAGCCCGGTCAGCATGAGCGTCGCCAGGCCGTCCCGCAGCAGCACCTGATAGGGCTCCGGAACCGGCCCGGCGCCGTCGGCGGCGGCCCGCATCAGGTCGACATGCCGGAAGAGCGCCGCCCCGGCCGATTGAGTGAGGTCGATGCCGGTCGAGAATTCCACCGTCATGTTCGGCCGGTCGAGCATGGCGCCGCAGAGCCGTTCGAGCTCTTCGCGGCGGATCAGCACGATGATCTTCTGGCAGCCGTCCTGCCAGATCATGCGTGTCGGCAGGGTGGGTGACAGGACCGTGGCGCCGCGACCGGCGGCGGCATCGGCGACGACGGTGCCGCACCGTACCTGCGCCGCGCCGCGCACCGGCACCTGCAGCAGGAAGAAGCGGCTGAGCTCCCCGGGATCGATCTCGACCGCACTGCCATAGGCCACGAAATTCACGGAATAGCCGGCCTGGGATGCGCTGTGGTGGCGCGCATGGAAACCGCTCGCCTCGCGCGTAAGCGGGGTCAGGAAATGCGGGCAGAAGATGCGCCCCACCGCCTCGCGCGCCTCGTCGGGCGAGCGCGTATCGACGAGGCCGAAGCGCGCGAGCGGCGCCGGCGAGACCGGGTCGTATGTGTCTGGCTGCATGGCGTCTTCCTCCAGCCAGGCGAGCTCTCTTTTTTCAGGACTATGCAGGCAAAGCGCAGTTTCGCAAAGGCACTAGCGGCGCAGACGGGCTGCGATGTCGGCGGGACGCTGCGTTAAGCGTGACAGCCGCAAGATCTTTGCTCTTCATGGTCCGATTGGAAAGGATGTGATCGGCAGGTGAGGGGGGGCAGATGGACGACGCGCTGATGCTGCGCCGCAGCATCATCATCAACCATGTGGCATCCGCTGCTTGCTGCATGGTGGGATCGGGCCTGCTAGTCTGGGGTTGCTGGGCGGCGCCCAGCCTTGGTTGGCCGTTGCTGGCGACAAGTAGTTTGATCCTGGCCGTCGGCTTCAGCATCGAGGTGGCAATCCATCTCGGCAGCCTGCCGTCGCTGCAATGGCGCTACCGCAGCGGGCTCGCGCTGGCGGGGCCGGATACGGAGACGCGTCACGTCGCGCTGGTGCTCGCGCTGTTCGGTGCGAGCGCCTTCGGCGCGATGGGGGCGCTATCGCTGTTTTCCGTGGGAATACAGGCCGACATGCGCAGCGACCGGCCTCGCTCCGAGACAACGGCCGGGACGCCGCCGAAGGCGTCGGTCCTCCCGAAATCCCTCAAGTGACGACATTGTCCGTTGGGGGCAACCCTGAACAGGTTGCAGCCGGCGATTGACGCAACGCAGGCGATGCGCCAATATTGGAACATAAGAAGAACAATGGTTATAAGCGTTGTCGAAACTGCGGCATCGGGGGATGTTCATGCGTTCGATGATGATCTTTGTGGCGTGCTTTGCGCTGCTGGGGTCTGGCCGGGCCGTGGCGGACGAGCGCGCCGTGCAGACGCCCTACGGCACGCTGACGATCCGCGAGGCGGACGACATGAAGTGCGTCTTCGCCGGCGACAGGCAGGTTCATTGCACCCAGGAGGATCTGCTGACCTTCGAGGGCGCGCCGATCATTCTGCAGGATTATGCGGTCGTCCTGATCGGCGAGACCTGTGCCGGCAGCGCCTGCTGGCTGCCGGCGCCCAATCATTTCATCGTCCAGACGGCGCAGGACGCAAGCGTCCAGAAGACGCCGTTCAGCGCCTTCTGGTCCGAAACCCGGCCACAGATGACCGGGCCGAACGCCTTCACGATGGCCTTGCCCTATTTCGACGGCAAGGTGCGCTCGCTGCGATTTGCCGACGGGCGTTTCGCTTTCGAGCAGCGCGATGCGGAAGGCCCGACCGCGCTGACGGAGACCGATTGCGGGGAACTGTTCGAACAGGTGCTGGGCGAGTGCAGGGGATTTCAACAGGCCTGCGCCGAGGCTTTCGACGGCCTGTCGGAATTTGCGCGCCGGGTCGCCGAGAACGCGCGGCTGCGCTATGCC
This portion of the bacterium YEK0313 genome encodes:
- a CDS encoding transcriptional regulator EutR — translated: MQPDTYDPVSPAPLARFGLVDTRSPDEAREAVGRIFCPHFLTPLTREASGFHARHHSASQAGYSVNFVAYGSAVEIDPGELSRFFLLQVPVRGAAQVRCGTVVADAAAGRGATVLSPTLPTRMIWQDGCQKIIVLIRREELERLCGAMLDRPNMTVEFSTGIDLTQSAGAALFRHVDLMRAAADGAGPVPEPYQVLLRDGLATLMLTGLVHDRSASIGRPAPLPGPAAVRRAEDYLVGHAGEAIAMADVARAAGTSLRALQEAFRQHRGHTLTERLQQIRLERLRAALADGSDDSSVTEMIFRSGLGHAGRAAAAYAARYGETPSQTKRRR
- the mymA gene encoding Putative FAD-containing monooxygenase MymA, giving the protein MVAQKNVCIIGAGISGLAAGKVFKQHGHRITILERAGGIGGVWDPARSYPDVQTQSPKELYRYTSKAMPADFPEWPKGPQVHRYLTDFAEDNGLTEHIRLGVRVTGMARRGEGRPGWVLDLETPGGTAREDYDFVAVCTGQFSDKNVVVHPGDEAFKAAGGVIVHSSDYNDPAALKGKRVIVLGGSKSATDIAVNAVRAGASAVTNVMREPVWRIPYFLGGLINFKRVIYCRAQEEMFRGWGAGTRSRLLHGVSRPFTWANWRALESLLKVQFKLKKVGMVPKVPIEETINCSVPIATPGYFPMLADGRLKAELGTIERYDGRTVVLSSGKRLEADVVILATGWKLGVPFLPEDYRKRLVDPDGQYRLYRIIANPDVPDMGFVGFNSSFATVLCAEMAANWLVRYADGQLARQPTAAQMRENIEMMLHFRRVERPAAGVYGGLCVAPYHFRHLDELLDDIGATERRRSPLVEKFTPPDADAFARYLASAPQYRVAE
- the qdoI gene encoding Quercetin 2,3-dioxygenase, which gives rise to MAALDKGITEKGTGYAGKTWNILGQVYFPKAVCESTFAFETNSEPGQFVPVHVHPTQEEFILVQEGELDLKLDGKWLKAKAGDLVRMPRGVPHGYFNKSDKPARALFWVSPARMLEELFNNLHNVADPQEVVKISARHEVEFLPPEANA
- the lrp_5 gene encoding Leucine-responsive regulatory protein, whose protein sequence is MSRSLDAIDRKILTEQTANGRLSMSELAGRVGLSTSPCWQRVKRLELDGTIQSYAAILDQSRLGLTETVIIEVTLERHDDEVLERFGAAMAALPEVLEAYLTTGEYDYFLKVAVSGTAGYEEFLRKKLYKIPGVRHSRSCFALKCLKRSLSVVPEH